The Chloroflexota bacterium genome includes the window CTGAGTGCGGACAACAATCTGGCCGAACGGAGCCTTCGTCCGCTGGTGGTAGCGCGCAAGATCAGCGGGGGTACGCGGAGTAGCCGCGGTAGCAGGATCACGTTGGCCCTGGCCAGTCTCTTTGAGACGTGGAAAGCACGTGGGCTCAATCCCCTTACGCAGTGCTTCAGTATGCTTGCTCAAGGCCCTTAACCTCGAAGCTGAAATTTCTTACCTCAAATCTGAACAGTTACGACGGAGGCAAGGACCATTTGACAAAGCATGGAATTCATGCTATATTGTTGTTAACGCTACCGTTAGCGTTAACAAAAATCTTGGGAGAGACCTTCTGTTGTCCCAGCGCGTGACGATGACCGATGTCGCGAGACAAGCTGGCGTTTCTGTGATGACCGTCTCGCGAGCGATCAATCGCAAACCTGATGTAAGTCCAGCCACCCGCCAACGGGTGCTTGAAATTGCTGAACGTCTGGGCTATCGGCCTGATAGCATTGCGCGTGGATTGGCCACCAAGCACACAGGTACGATCGGTCTGGTAGTGCCTGATGTGGCTAATCCCTTTTTCTCCGAAGTAGCGCGCGGAGCAGAGCACGTGGCCTATGCTGAGGGATACAATGTCTTTCTGTGCAACACAGACGAAGACCTCGCCAGAGAAGTAGCGGTATTGCGCTCGCTGGAAGAGAAACGGGTGGATGGTATTGTGCTATGCAGCTCGAGGCTCGAGGATGCAGAATTGCGCGCAGCCCTAGTCCATCACTCGGCGGTTGTCCTGGTCAATAGGCGCTTGGAAGGGGACAATGTGAGCGCAGTGCTGGTAGATGATGAAGCTGGTGGTCGGATGGCGACACAGCATCTATTGCAATCTGGCCATCAAGCGATTGGTTTCCTAGCCGGCCCACCTGTTTCGCGCAGTGGTCGTTTGCGGCTTAAAGGCTACTGTTCCGCCTTGGCACTGGCTGGACTATCCTGTCGTCCTGATTGGATGCCGCACTGTTCCCCCACGGTGGAGGGGGGGCGAAAAGCAGCTCGAGAGCTGCTTACCAAATTTCCAGAAATGACTGCCCTTTTCTGTTATAATGACTTGGTCGCAATCGGTGCGCTACGGGCTAGCGCTGACCTGGGGCGAAGAGTGCCACATGACCTGGCAGTTGTAGGCGCCGATGATATCCCACTGGCTGCTCTGGTTACCCCATCTTTGACTACTTGCCGTGCGCCCCGCTATGAACTGGGCAGTCGAGCGATGCGTTTGTTGCTGGATCTGATATCGGGTCGCTTCTCAGGATGCGAGGAGGTCGTACTGCAACCAGAACTGGTCGTTCGTGCTAGCGCACCGTAAGGAGTAAAGATTAGTTTATCCTGAATGAGGGCCAAAGAAAGGGCATCTATGTCCAAACGAAATTATGTTTATGGTCCGGCATTCATAACACGTTATCGTTTTCCAACTCATATCAACGACCTGATCCTCGACCGTGCAGAATCAGACGCTGCTGAAGCATTCTTCGTCATTGTGGAACCGGGCACTGCAGCGCCGCTACACGTCCACCATGACGTAGAGCAGATCTTCTATGTACTTGAAGGGACTGGCATACTACAGATTGGCAGCGATAATCCACAGTACTATGCCATCAAATCTGGTGATCTTGTGTATATCCCGTGCCACACATTCCACAGCACCCGCTGCGATGGCGAGCAACCACTTCGTTATTTAAGTGTGGACTGTTTCATTTCTGGCAAACCTGCGGATGAACCAACTTGGGACAGTCATGTGCAGCGACTCTGTGAGCAAATGGGCTGGGATTTTGCGCAGATTCGAAATGCTAGTTCCTGTTCGGTCAGAGCGCTCTAAATATGAAAAAGGAGGTGAGACAGCGGAGATACTATACAGAATCCTCGAGAGCGGGTGGAGAAACGGTGTGTTACATCTCATTGTCAACCAAAAATAGAGTAACAAAGGAGGGATAGAGATGTTTCTCAAAGGAAGAGGATATTTATGGACGTCGCTGTTGACGGGGGTATTGGTGCTTTCTTTGACGCTTGGCGCTTGTGCTCCCCAACCAACACCCACACCTACGCCTATGCCACCGACACCTGTGCCAGCGCAACCCACTCCTGTTCCGGCGACCCCCACGCCTGTGCCCGTGAAATACAACGAGGCACCGATGTTAGCCGAGCTGGTCAAGGCAGGCAAGTTGCCTCCGGTTGAGCAGCGTCTACCAGAGAATCCTTTAGTTGTCCCCGTAGTGGAAGAAATCGGCCAATATGGTGGTGTGTGGCGACGCGCGTTCCTTGGCCCTGCGGATGCCAACAACTACGTCCGTGTGGTGTATGATTCACTAGTGCGTTTCTCGCCCGATGGTGGCTCGATAGAACCCAAGATCGCTGAAGGGTGGGAGGTCTCTCAGGACCTGACCACATGGACCATCAAGCTACGCAAAGGGGCCAAGTGGTCAGATGGTGCGCCTATGACCGCCGATGACATCATGTTCTGGTACAACGATGTGCTCCTCAACACGGACCTCACTCCTTCCCTTCCAGGCTGGATGAAGAATAAGGACGGCTCGCCCGCATTGGTCGAGAAGGTGGACGACTACACCGTGCGTTGGGTCTATAAGCAACCCAATGGTTTCTTCCTGACGGAGTTGGCCAACAAGGATGGAGGAGACCGGACCTATGCGGTCTTCTTGCCCGCACACTATCTGAAACAGTTCCATCCCAAGTACACCCCCCAGGAAGAAATTGACAAGATCGTGAAGGCAGAGGGCTTTAACACCTGGGCCGAGATGTTTGCTGCCAAGAATGCTCCACCTGAGAACCCAGAGCGGCCCACGATGGCTGCCTGGGTGCCGACAACCCGCGTCAGCGACCCCGTACTTGTTTTGAAGCGCAACCCGTATTACATTGGCGTAGACCCGGCTGGGAATCAACTGCCTTACATCGATGAGGTGCGGTTCACTTTCTTCGCTGACGCGCAGGCCCTGAACCTGGCCGCCATCGCTGGTGAGTTCGATCTACAGGCACGGCATATCAACATGGCCAATTACCCAGTGCTAAAGGAGAACGAGGCGAAGGGTAAATATCGAGTGATCACCTGGCCAACGTTCGGCGGTTCCGATGCGGCCGTATGGTTTAACCAAACCTATGACGCGGATCCGGAAATCGCTACACTGCTGCGCACAAAGGATTTCCGCATTGCTCTCTCCTATGCCATTAACCGAGAGCAAATCAAAGAGTCGGTCTTCCTGGGGTTGGGTGAACCTCGGCAGTGTGTTCCTGCACCTTGGCATCCGTACTATCCTGGCGATGAGTGGGCTAAGAAGTACACAGAGTACAGGCCCGATGAAGCTAACAGGCTGCTGGATAGCATTGGTCTCACCAAGAAGGATGCAGAGGGCTTCCGATTGCTGCCGAGCGGCAAGCGGGTTATCCTGGAAATCAACGTGACGCCAGCCTTTGGTCCTTGGCCCGATGTGGCACAATTGATCGCTAGGGACTGGGAGCAAGTGGGTATCAAGACCATTGTCCAAATCAGGGAGCGTGCGTTGACCTGGCAGATGCGTGATAACAACGAATTGCAAGTCGAGATGTGGAACGATGATACCACCGGTTTCCCCTTCACTGGCAACTCCAAGTTTGATCCCCGTGATTATCCGCAGCCAGCCTTTGGCCCACTCTACCAGCGCTGGTACGCGACCGACGGCAAGGAAGGTGTTGAGCCTCCACCAGAGGTGAAGAAGATCGTGGAAATTATCGACTCCGCTGAGCTGCTTCCGCCTGAAGAGCAGGTCAAGCCCGCTCAAGAGCTGTTCAAATACTGGGTTGACAACTGCTGGAAGGTCGGCACTATTGGCTTGACGCCTATGGTTCAAGGAGTGGTAGTGGTCAGCAACAATTTCCGCAATGTACCTACCACCCTGGGCAACGACTGGCCCTTGCGCACACCCGGCAACGCCCGGACTGAGCAGTTCTTCTTTAAACAATAAGTAGCAAGGGCAAGATGATTGGCAACACGGAGACGCAGGGATCCTGCGTCTCCGTGCTATCTTTTCCAACTGTTCTGTGAGGTGAGAGGTAATCTAATGTTCAGATATATTCTGCAACGACTTTTGCTGTTGCCATTGCTGGTGTTCATTTTTTCCGTCCTTGTCTTTGCACTGGTGCAAGCACCACCGGGAGACTTTTTAACCAATTATGCGGCGATTCTTGCTTCTTCTGGATCATCTATTGACCAAGCGCAATTAGATGCACTGAGGAGAACTTACGGCCTTGATAAGCCTTTCTACGTGCAGTACGGTAGATGGATGTGGAATATTCTGCAAGGCAATTTGGGTCTATCGCTCGAGTTCCAGCGGCCGAATAAAGAACTGATTGGGGATAGGCTGGTGTTGACCGTGGTGCTAGCCGCTTTCTCTTTTGGTTTTACATGGCTTGTCGCTATTCCGGCGGGTATCTATGCGGCCACCCATCAACACTCCCTGCTTGACTACGTATTTGCCGTTTTGAACTACATTGGTGTTGCGACACCGAATTTCATGCTGGCCCTGATCCTGATGTGGATCGCGTTTTCCCGCTTTGGCATGAGCGTCACCGGCCTGTTTTCTCCCCAGTTTGTCGATGCGCCTTGGAGTTGGGCCCGTGTAACGGACTTGCTCAAGCACATTTGGGTGCCCATGATTGTCCTTGGTATTGGAGGTACGGCTAGGCTCACCCGCGTGATGCGGGCCAATCTGCTTGATGAACTGAACAAGCCCTACGTGGTAGCTGCGCGTGCCAAAGGTCTATCGGAATGGAAACTGGTACTGAAGTATCCCGTGCGGTTAGCGCTTAATCCGCTGGTTAGCACCATCGGTTGGTATCTGCCTCAGTTGTTCTCCGGTAGTTTGATCGTTGCTACCGTGATGAACCTGCCCAACATTGGTCCATTGCTGCTGCGAGCGCTGATTAGCCAAGATATGTACTTAGCTGGCAGTATCCTGTTGATCTATTGTTTCCTCGCTATTCTCGGAACTTTGCTCTCAGATATCCTGCTCGCACTCTTAGACCCGCGCATCCGCATGGAAGGCTCGTGAGACAATGGTTGAAGAAAACAAGCCCTGCAGAGGGAATTCTATGGTGGACGAAACTTCTTTGCTCAACGAATTTGTTACTAGTGAAGCTGCAGAGCGTATCTCGGTGGCACCAAACTGGAAACTGGTGTGGTGGCGTTTCAAGAAGCATCGCCTGGCTGTTTTCAGTGCAGTGGTGCTCCTTTTCTTGTATGTGATCGTTCTGTTCCCCGATTTTTTCAGTATTGTGCAACCAGAACTAGCCGATGCACGCTTAGCATTCATCCCCATGCAGGGCATTCGTCTCTTTGATGGCACCCGCTTCCGACCATGGGTTCCTGCAGTAGTAGGCAGACGTAATCCTGTCACATTGCGCATGGAATGGGAAGTGGATGAAACCAAGAAAATACCGGTGGGACTCTTCGTAAGAGGATATCCCTATAAGATCTTTGGACGATTCCAGACCGATATCCATTTGCTGGGTCCTGCCAGTGGCAACCCTGAAGACAGGCTCTATCCTTTGGGCACTGATCGGTTAGGGCGCGACCAGTGGTCACGTCTCATGCATGGCACGCGGACCTCGATGACGGTTGGGCTGGTATCCGTTGTTTTGAGCGTGATCCTAGGAGTAATACTGGGTGGTATTTCTGGCTATTTTGGCGGGTTGCCCGATTTGATCATCCAGCGGTTGATCGAGATATTGCAGTCGCTGCCGACAATTCCGATTTGGTTGGCGATGACCGCTGCCATGCCAAGGGATTGGCCGTCAGATCGAGTATTCTTTACCATCACGCTCATCCTGGCTTTTGTCGGCTGGACTACGCTGGGTCGAGAGGTGCGTGGGCGATTTCTGGCTCTGCGTGAGGAAGATTTTGTCCTGGCTGCTGAATTGGCTGGATGTAGCCAGATGCGCATTATCACACGCCATATGGTTCCAGCATTTATGAGCCATATTATTGCTACCAGCACGTTGGCCATTCCAGTGATGATCATCAGTGAAACATCGTTGAGTTTCCTCGGCCTAGGCATACGCCCCCCTGCGATCAGTTGGGGCGTCTTGTTACAGGAAGCGCAGAATATCCAGACCATTGCACACGCCCCCTGGCTTCTTTTGCCAGGCGTGGTGGTGATTGTTAGTGTGCTAGCATGGAACCTCGTAGGCGATGGTCTGCGAGATGCGGCTGATCCCTACGGTCATTAGAACTTGAATGTATTGAGGTTTTATGACTAAAGATACTCACGTCACGACAGCACGGAAATTCATGGAAAACCAAGCGAAACCATTGTTAGCAGTACGCGATCTGAAAGTTCACTTTTTCCTCGATGAGGGGACGGTCAAGGCAGTCGATGGTGTGAGCTTTGACGTTTTTCCTGGTCAGGTCTTGGGGATCGTGGGCGAAAGCGGCTGCGGCAAAAGCGTCGCCATGAAGGCGGTCCTGCGCATCCTGGAACCGCCGGGACGCATTGTCGAAGGGCAGATCTTCCTTCGGCGCCAAGCTTCGCAGCGGGGACAAACAGGTGATAATGAAGTGGTTGATTTGGCTACGTTGGATCCAAACGGCAAGGAAATGCGCGATATCCGTGGGGCAGAGATTGCACTCATCCCACAAGAACCACAAGCTGCTTTTAGTCCGGTGCACACAGTGGGCGAGCAGATCATAGAAGCCATTATGCTCCATCAAGCAGTGAGCAAACGCGAGGCTAGCCAGATCGCTGTTGAGATGTTTCGTAGTGTAGGCATCCCAATGCCAGAACAGCGTCTTCACGAATATGCCTGGCAGTTGAGTGGCGGTCTGCGGCAACGCGCTATGATCGCTATGGCACTCTCATGTCATCCACGGCTATTGATTGCGGATGAACCGACGACAGCAATTGATGTAACGACACAAGCGCAGATTCTGCAACTCCTGCGTGACTTGCAGGAACAACGCAATACTGCCGTTATTTTCATCACCCATGATCTGGGTGTAATTGCACAGATGGCGCACTATGTTCAAGTGATGTATTTGGGATTAATTATGGAAGAGGGGCCGGTAGACCAAATTTTTCATGCGCCAAAGCACCCCTATACACAAGCTCTTCTGCGTTCCATTCCGAGTATTCAGTCCATCCCACGGGCGCGGCTTCCTTCCATCAGCGGATCCATACCACATCCTTTCAATCGGCCTTCGGGATGTCCCTTTCATCCGCGTTGCCGACAATGTGAACCCGGCATCTGCGATCAGCAGATCCCGCCTCTTCAGTTTACTGGCAACCGACAAGCGGTGCGTTGCTTCCGTTATTCTGAGACGGAGGGACAAGAGTGACAGACATTGCGCCAGCTAGAAAACGGGTATTGCTAGAGGTCAAGAATTTGTCCAAGTTCTTTCCAATTCAGAAGGGGTTTTTCAGGCGAGTGATTGGATATGTACGAGCAGTCGATGATGTTAGCTTTTTCATTAACGAAGGCGAAACGCTCGGCCTGGTCGGCGAAAGCGGTTGTGGCAAAACGACAACAGCGCGTTGTATCCTGCGGGCGCTTACTCCAACGAGTGGACAGATCCTCTTTCGCACGAAAGACGATCAATTTGTAGATTTAGCGTGTCTATCCCGTCAAGAACTACGCCCATTTCGTCCGCAGATACAGATGATTTTTCAGGACCCTTATGGTTCGCTCAATCCGCGCATGACGCTTTTTGATATCGTTGGCGAGCCGCTCTTGGTCAACGGCATGAAAGATCGTAAAGAACGTGCTGAACGCGTCGCAGAATTGTTACGCCTGGTTGAGATGCGTCCTGAATACATGCAGCGTTTCCCTCACGCGTTCAGTGGTGGGCAGCGGCAGCGCATAGGTATTGCTCGTGCACTGGCGCTGAATCCGCGGTTGGTGGTTGCAGACGAGCCAGTCTCTGCTTTGGATGTGTCTGTTCAAGCACAAATCCTGAACTTGATGTTGGAGCTACAGAATCGATTACACCTGACCTATCTATTTATTGCTCATAACCTAAGCGTTATCAAGCACATCAGCCACCGGGTTGTCGTGATGTATGTGGGCAAGATAGTAGAAACTGCGCGAACTCAAGAGTTATTCCAGTGTCCCAAACATCCCTATACTGCAGTACTGCTGGCAGCAGTGCCTACACCGGACCCGCATCGACGGATGGGCAAAATTGAATTGCAGGGAGAAGTGCCAAGCCCGGCTAACCCACCTTCAGGCTGCTATTTTCACCCGCGCTGTCCGTTTGTTATTGACCTCTGCCAAATGGAAGTGCCAACTCTGAGGGAGATCGCTCCAGAACACTGGGTCAGTTGTCACCGGGCCGATGAACTAGACCTTACCGATTTCAGTCTGGACAGATGCGTCAATCGAATGTAGCCATATGACCGAGCCATTGACACTGTATTGGGGGGATATCCATAATCACAATGAAATTGGCTATGGTCGAGGGTCGCTGGAGCGTTCTTATCGTTTGGCCCAGAATACCCTGGATTTCTATGCCTTTACACCGCATGGCTGGTGGCCTGATATGCCAGAACAGGATGAGGCACTTTGTAAAGCGCATCGAGAAGCTTTTGAGCGTGTGCAAGAACATTGGCCAGAAGTGATAGCACAGGCTAATGCTGCCAATCGGGATGGAACCTTTGTAAGCTACATCGGCTATGAATGGCATTCGCTAAACTGGGGAGACTATCACATTATTTTCCCTGACTCTTTTGGGCAGCTCTTTCATGCTCCTGATTTAGCTAGCCTGCTGAAATTTGCGCGGGAAAACGGAGCACTGGCAATTCCACATCATTCAGCATACAAGCAGGGGTGGCGTGGTACCAAGTGGGCCGAACACGATGAGCAGATATCCCCAGTGTGTGAAATCTATTCGGAACATGGCAACTCTTTTGAAACACCATCGTATTGGGGCATGTATGCTCATTCGATGGGAGGGAGCAACCGGTCACAGACGGTGATCGAGCAGCTGAAAATCGGTCGCATAATTGGATTTACAGCCGGAACAGATAATCATTTTGGCTATCCAGGGAGCTACGCTGAGGGGTTAACTGGAGTCTGGGCATCCCAACTGACCAGGCAGGCCATTTTTGATGCATTGCGCCGTCGACATAGTTATGCTATCACTGGAGATCGGATCAAGATATGGTTTGCTCTAGGCACCGGCATAATGGGTGATGTGTTACCTGCTAGCGTCTCCAGGGAGATAAGGCTCGAAATCGAGGCACTGGATGAGATTGATTACGTGGAGCTGAACAAAAATGGCTACGCACTTGCACGCTGGTGGGGTGATCGTTCGAATATTACAGGTAGCACACAGCACTTGTTGCGCCTTGAATGGGGCTGGGATGCTCTGTCCTCTGTACATCTCACTACTTGGGAAATCCAAGGCGAACTTCAGGGCGGTCGGCTAATGCGCATGATACCTTGTCTCGCTGGCGGTGGAGCTTCGACTGATCGTGTCAATTTGATGCATGTGCTGGACGCGACTCACTTCATCGTCGAGTCTTATACGTCTAGAATGAACCCATTGCCGACCAACTCGGTAGTTCTTGAGGTGGAAGCTAGTCAGGAATGCCAACTGGCACTCGTCATTTTTGGACAGCATCCGAAAGGAGGAGCGTTTCGAGTATCCTGTGATGTGGTACTGAATCAATTACGGGACAACAATGTGTCATTGTCGGTGTTTGACAGTTTTTTGGCTCCTAAGGTGCGCATTGGGCCTGTCATTGAGAAGGATAAGGTCTCCCTAGTATCAGAGTTTGTTGATCCTAATCCAGGAGATAAAGATTTCTATTTTATCAAAGTAGTGCAGAAGAACGGCCATTTGGCTTGGTCTTCTCCTATCTGGTGTAATGAAAATCGCAACTAAAGGAAGGTTTGGAAAGATGAATCTGCAAGAACTACACGCGTTTCTCCTCCATCACTTAACAGAAGAGGTAATGCCTTTCTGGATTCGCTATAGCCTGGACTGGAAAAACGGAGGGATGTGGACCTGTCTAGCTGATGACGGTTCTATTCTGAGCCGCGACAAATACATCTGGTCGAACGCCCGGGCGCTTTGGACTTTTTCTGCTTTGGTCAATCGGATCACAAACAAGTACTCCATTAGGGAGGAGATTAAAGATGTATGGCGACGTGCCGCCATGAATCAATATCACTTCTTGAAACGTTATGGCCGTGATGCCAATGGATATTGGGTCTTTGTCGTGGACGAAGTGGGCAATGTTCTGGTTGGAGAAAACAGCATCGCTACAGATGCCTTTGCTATTTACGGTTTCATTGAATATTTTCGTATGACTGGAGATGAGGAAGCTTTGGCAATTGCTCGCGAAACGGCTGTTTCCTGCCGCGAACGACTCGCGCATCCCGGAAGCTACAAGACAGCACCCTATACGACTCCATCGGGAATGAAGGCCCATCGAGAAGCCATGCAGTTTTCATTGATGTTCTCGGAGCTTGGACATGAATTGCGAGATGACTCCTTTCTTGAAGAGGGCTTGAGGTACGGGCGAGAAGTGCTGGATCATTTTTATCGCGCTGACCGTGGGGTATTGTTAGAATATCTTGGTATGGATAATAGTGTGTGGGATACACCAGCCGGGCGAGTAATGGTGCCAGGGCATGCCATTGAGAGCCTCTGGTTTCAGATTCACAACTTTACACGCGTTGGTGATACTGCTAGGGCACATTATGCTGCGGAAGCAATGCGCCCCTGCCTTGAAAAAGGGTGGGACCCTCTCTATGGGGGATTGTTTCTAGGTATAGATGTAGAGGGTAAGGAGCTTCCTTATTGGAAGCACGCCGATAAGAAGCTATGGTGGCCTTTCACGGAGGCGCTCTGTGGCACACTGCTCGCCTACGAGCAGGTGCGCGACGAATGGTGCCTTGAATGGTATTGGAAAATTCATAATTGGGCTTTTGCTCATTTCCCGGATAAAGAGCATGGTGAATGGACGCAAAAACTGGATCGTCAGGGCAACAAGATCGATGAAGTGATCGCTTTGCCGGTCAAGGATCCGTTTCACTTGCCACGGGGTTTAATTGTTGCTATTGAGACCTTGGAAAGGCTGACAAGAAACGATAGAAGGGCAAACTCAATATGATAGAAAGGCCCAATATTATTGAACTCATCTGGCATGATCTTGGAGACTGGCTATCCTGCTACAACCGACCTGATTTGTCCTCTCCTTGCTTGCAGGCGCTAGCGGACGAGGGGGCAGTATTTGAGAACCATTTTTGCCCTGCCCCTCAGTGCTCTCCCAGCCGCGCCTCTATTAAGACTGGCCGTTATCCCCAATCTCATGGAATTCTTGGCCTGACTCACCGGGGTTGGCGTTATAAAGAAGGCGAGGAAGATTTGCCGCTTATCCTACGCCGGGTTGGCTATCAGACGTTTCTCATTGGTTTCCAGCATGAGCGGGATAATGTGGCGGAACTGACGTATAACGAGAGTTGGACCGAGCTCGCCAACGCAGTTGGGCTCAGTTTAGAGACGGACGCTGAATCAGTGGCTAATCGAGCGATGGAGTTCCTCAAATGCCGCGCAGCAGCTTGTCAACCCTTTTTTCTATCGATTGGCTTCTTCGATGTGCATCGTCCATTTGGTACGAAGTATGATGCTGAGGTTGCTAAACAACTCAATGTCCCTGCTTTCTTGCCAGATGAGCCTGTCGTGCGTAAGGACTTGGCTTCATTCTATGAATGCATTCACAAGGCAGACGCGTCCACAGGACGGGTATTGCAGACGCTCCGAGAAGTCGGTCTGGAGGATAACACGCTCGTTTACTTCACTACTGATCATGGGCCTGAATTCCCTCGCGCTAAAATGACACTGTACGATCCAGGACTGAAAGTGGCGCTCGTTTTTAAGTATCCTGGCGTTATACAGCCTGGCACTCGAGTACGAGCCCTGACCAGCCATGTAGACATATTGCCTACTCTATTGGAAGTAGCCAATGTGCCTATTCCCCCCAATGTCCAGGGTCATTCAATGCTCAAACTCTTGAGGGGTGAGCCATACGAGGCCCGAGGTGCAATTTTTGCAGAGATGACTTGGCATGGGGGTGAATATGATCCAATGCGCTGTATACGAACAAGTCAGTTCAAATATATACGTAACTTCTTGCCTGGCTGGCCGGTGCAGATCGGAGGTCCCTGCGTTCAGCGATATGGCGAAGCATTCATCAACAAGCACTTTGCTCATGCGCGCCCAGAAGAGGAACTATATGATCTGCAAGCAGATCCCTGGGAGCAGAATAACCTGGCAGAAGATGCCGCATATCAACCGCTGAAGGAGGAGCTGGCCAACCGTCTCTCCTCATGGGAGAGAGAGGTTGATGACCCAATTTTGCGAGGGCCAGTCCTACCCGCGGATGCGACAAAAGTTGGCTCTGGCTGTGTGTGGGCCAAGTTCCCACCTCACAACCCCCTGAAGGAGGAGTTCCGTTTTGGTATTGTACGCACAAGAGATTTTGGTGAAGAGCCACTGTAACTGGCCAATTGCTTAGAAACTATAGTGTTTTGTGGCGGGAGAGACTGTATAACATATATATGAATATTGTATATAAACTGATAGACGCACAGCGAGGTTATAGTGTGAATCAGCGAAAGGGGTCAGTAGCTACCGTTGCGCCGTCGGTGCTACCCCCAGCTTTCCATGTCATGGTGAAGCCCCGTGGTGCGCTCTGCAATCTACATTGTAGTTATTGTTATTATCTATCTAAAGAGATGCTTTACCCTGAGAGTCGTTTTCGGATGACCACCGAAATGTTAGAGCTCTTTACCCGCCAGTATATCCAGGCGCAAAGCGTTCCCGAGGTGACCTTTGCCTGGCAGGGAGGCGAGCCGACTCTAATGGGGCTAGATTTCTTTCGCCTGGCTGTGACTTTGCAGAAAAAATACCGCAAGCCAGGGATGCGCGTTTGTAACACGCTGCAAACTAACGGTACCACCCTGACCCGTGAGTGGTGTCGCTTTTTTCGAGAACATAACTTTCTGATTGGCGTGAGCCTGGACGGCCCTCGCGAACTTCATGATGCTTATCGGCGTGACAAGAGGGATGCTCCGACTTTCGATCGCGTAATGAATGGGTTGGCGCTGCTAAAACAGTACGGCGTGGAGTTCAATATCTTGGCCGCTGTCCATGCGGCTAACGCTGCGCATCCGTTGGAGGTATACCGCTTTCTGCGGGATGAAGTGGGCGCTAAGTTCATTCAGTTCATTCCCATCGTCGCACGAATGAATGCCCTAGATGGCCAGGAAAACGTTCGGGTTACTGGGTACTCGGTAGGAGGGCGGCAATATGGAGACTTTCTTATCGCTATCTTTGACGAATGGATACGTCAAGATATCGGTCGTGTCTCCGTGCAGATTTTTGATGTGGCACTGGCTGCTTGGCTAGGTGAACAGCCTGGCCTGTGCGTTTTTGGGAAAACGTGCGGTATGGCTATGGCCTTGGAGCATAATGGTGATCTCTATGCATGCGATCATTTTGTAGAACCCACGCACCTTCTGGGCAACATTCAGCGGGTTCCCCTGCTTGAAATGGTGGGCTCGGAGCGACAATGGCAATTCGGACAGGCCAAGCGTACTACGCTGCCACGCTATTGTCGTGGGTGTAAAGTGCGTTTTGTTTGTAATGGTGGCTGCCCTAAGGATCGCTTTATCCGCACGCCTGACGGTGAGCCAGGGTTGAATTACTTGTGCGAGGGATTCAAAGCATTCTTCGCGTACATTGACACACCTATGCGGATTCTGACTGCGAAACTCCGGAATAACCTGGTCAGGGTCCGCCTCAATCAA containing:
- a CDS encoding ABC transporter substrate-binding protein; amino-acid sequence: MFLKGRGYLWTSLLTGVLVLSLTLGACAPQPTPTPTPMPPTPVPAQPTPVPATPTPVPVKYNEAPMLAELVKAGKLPPVEQRLPENPLVVPVVEEIGQYGGVWRRAFLGPADANNYVRVVYDSLVRFSPDGGSIEPKIAEGWEVSQDLTTWTIKLRKGAKWSDGAPMTADDIMFWYNDVLLNTDLTPSLPGWMKNKDGSPALVEKVDDYTVRWVYKQPNGFFLTELANKDGGDRTYAVFLPAHYLKQFHPKYTPQEEIDKIVKAEGFNTWAEMFAAKNAPPENPERPTMAAWVPTTRVSDPVLVLKRNPYYIGVDPAGNQLPYIDEVRFTFFADAQALNLAAIAGEFDLQARHINMANYPVLKENEAKGKYRVITWPTFGGSDAAVWFNQTYDADPEIATLLRTKDFRIALSYAINREQIKESVFLGLGEPRQCVPAPWHPYYPGDEWAKKYTEYRPDEANRLLDSIGLTKKDAEGFRLLPSGKRVILEINVTPAFGPWPDVAQLIARDWEQVGIKTIVQIRERALTWQMRDNNELQVEMWNDDTTGFPFTGNSKFDPRDYPQPAFGPLYQRWYATDGKEGVEPPPEVKKIVEIIDSAELLPPEEQVKPAQELFKYWVDNCWKVGTIGLTPMVQGVVVVSNNFRNVPTTLGNDWPLRTPGNARTEQFFFKQ
- a CDS encoding transposase, whose protein sequence is LSADNNLAERSLRPLVVARKISGGTRSSRGSRITLALASLFETWKARGLNPLTQCFSMLAQGP
- a CDS encoding ABC transporter permease, whose protein sequence is MVDETSLLNEFVTSEAAERISVAPNWKLVWWRFKKHRLAVFSAVVLLFLYVIVLFPDFFSIVQPELADARLAFIPMQGIRLFDGTRFRPWVPAVVGRRNPVTLRMEWEVDETKKIPVGLFVRGYPYKIFGRFQTDIHLLGPASGNPEDRLYPLGTDRLGRDQWSRLMHGTRTSMTVGLVSVVLSVILGVILGGISGYFGGLPDLIIQRLIEILQSLPTIPIWLAMTAAMPRDWPSDRVFFTITLILAFVGWTTLGREVRGRFLALREEDFVLAAELAGCSQMRIITRHMVPAFMSHIIATSTLAIPVMIISETSLSFLGLGIRPPAISWGVLLQEAQNIQTIAHAPWLLLPGVVVIVSVLAWNLVGDGLRDAADPYGH
- a CDS encoding cupin domain-containing protein, with product MSKRNYVYGPAFITRYRFPTHINDLILDRAESDAAEAFFVIVEPGTAAPLHVHHDVEQIFYVLEGTGILQIGSDNPQYYAIKSGDLVYIPCHTFHSTRCDGEQPLRYLSVDCFISGKPADEPTWDSHVQRLCEQMGWDFAQIRNASSCSVRAL
- a CDS encoding LacI family DNA-binding transcriptional regulator, whose protein sequence is MSQRVTMTDVARQAGVSVMTVSRAINRKPDVSPATRQRVLEIAERLGYRPDSIARGLATKHTGTIGLVVPDVANPFFSEVARGAEHVAYAEGYNVFLCNTDEDLAREVAVLRSLEEKRVDGIVLCSSRLEDAELRAALVHHSAVVLVNRRLEGDNVSAVLVDDEAGGRMATQHLLQSGHQAIGFLAGPPVSRSGRLRLKGYCSALALAGLSCRPDWMPHCSPTVEGGRKAARELLTKFPEMTALFCYNDLVAIGALRASADLGRRVPHDLAVVGADDIPLAALVTPSLTTCRAPRYELGSRAMRLLLDLISGRFSGCEEVVLQPELVVRASAP
- a CDS encoding ABC transporter permease, with protein sequence MFRYILQRLLLLPLLVFIFSVLVFALVQAPPGDFLTNYAAILASSGSSIDQAQLDALRRTYGLDKPFYVQYGRWMWNILQGNLGLSLEFQRPNKELIGDRLVLTVVLAAFSFGFTWLVAIPAGIYAATHQHSLLDYVFAVLNYIGVATPNFMLALILMWIAFSRFGMSVTGLFSPQFVDAPWSWARVTDLLKHIWVPMIVLGIGGTARLTRVMRANLLDELNKPYVVAARAKGLSEWKLVLKYPVRLALNPLVSTIGWYLPQLFSGSLIVATVMNLPNIGPLLLRALISQDMYLAGSILLIYCFLAILGTLLSDILLALLDPRIRMEGS